A window of Pirellula sp. SH-Sr6A contains these coding sequences:
- the flhA gene encoding flagellar biosynthesis protein FlhA, which yields MGNWLRGLERYTDAVVPIGIIACLVVILVPLPPSLLDVLLSANIAIGVVVLLTTIYIQSPLEFNIFPAMLVATTLSRLVLNLATTRLILTHAGEEKLDAAGDVIRAFGEFVSGDSIEVGIILFVIIFLINFIVITKGATRIGEVAARFALDGMPGRQMAIDADLSAGAIDEKEAQRRREEITRQADFYGAMDGASKFVRGDAIAGIAITMINLFGGLYMGYMYADMTLVEAANVYSKLTIGDGLVSQVPAFLISLAAALLTTRSTQKSNFSNEFLKQIFSRPEALIISGAFLMMLIFTGLPTLPMFSMGAGCIGLAVLMKSQVKKGALQEAAKKQAESEAKKEPPPEKKAEDYLEVDPMRLELGAKLIPLADPNRGGDLMKRISTVRATLATEMGILLPMVRIKDRMSLPEYSYELSMNGNRIASGMLRPDRLLAIDSGLTLGPIQGDETTDPAFGKRAFWIEPKQRQQAEIYGYQVAECAAVLATHVQETARRHAEELLTREVTKQLIDQLKKGAPTVVEELIPQLMKLSDVQQVLQNLLREDVPIRQLGLILETLGDFAHRVKDPIWLTEYVRHRLARTISHRYRDNAGVLKVVTLDPAMEDRIAAGAEQTDRGIFIRMAPETIQKTCQKIAEGLKKLEQQGRTLCVLVSPKIRVPLRQITQDNLPNIRILSYNEVSRDTTVESVAMVSD from the coding sequence ATGGGCAACTGGTTGCGAGGATTGGAACGCTACACGGATGCGGTCGTGCCTATCGGCATCATTGCATGCCTGGTGGTGATTCTCGTCCCTCTTCCCCCGTCCTTGCTCGACGTTCTCTTGTCGGCCAACATCGCGATCGGAGTGGTGGTCCTCCTCACCACCATCTATATCCAATCACCCCTCGAGTTCAACATTTTCCCCGCCATGCTGGTGGCGACGACTCTTTCTCGCCTCGTTTTGAACCTAGCCACGACCCGGCTGATCTTGACGCATGCGGGCGAGGAAAAACTCGATGCAGCGGGAGATGTTATTCGAGCGTTCGGGGAGTTTGTCTCCGGGGACTCGATCGAAGTCGGGATTATTCTCTTTGTGATCATCTTCTTGATCAACTTCATCGTGATCACCAAAGGTGCGACGCGGATCGGCGAAGTCGCGGCCCGATTCGCCTTGGATGGGATGCCTGGAAGGCAGATGGCCATCGATGCCGATTTAAGCGCCGGTGCGATCGATGAGAAAGAGGCGCAAAGGCGGCGCGAAGAAATCACGCGGCAAGCCGACTTCTATGGAGCGATGGACGGTGCTTCGAAGTTCGTGCGAGGGGATGCAATCGCCGGAATCGCGATCACCATGATCAACTTGTTCGGCGGTTTGTACATGGGTTACATGTACGCCGACATGACCCTCGTCGAAGCGGCGAACGTCTATTCGAAGCTCACGATCGGCGACGGATTGGTTAGCCAAGTCCCCGCGTTTTTGATTTCGTTGGCCGCCGCATTGCTCACGACTCGCAGCACCCAGAAGTCGAACTTTTCCAACGAGTTCTTGAAGCAGATCTTTTCACGCCCCGAGGCGCTGATCATCTCCGGTGCGTTCTTGATGATGTTAATCTTCACCGGCCTTCCGACGTTGCCGATGTTTTCGATGGGAGCCGGATGCATCGGGCTTGCGGTCCTGATGAAGAGCCAAGTGAAAAAGGGAGCCCTGCAGGAGGCGGCCAAGAAGCAGGCCGAAAGCGAGGCCAAGAAGGAGCCACCACCTGAGAAGAAGGCAGAGGATTATCTCGAAGTCGATCCGATGCGACTGGAACTGGGGGCCAAACTCATTCCTTTAGCAGATCCCAATCGAGGTGGCGATCTGATGAAACGAATCTCGACCGTTCGGGCCACACTGGCGACCGAAATGGGAATCCTCTTGCCAATGGTGCGGATCAAGGATCGGATGAGTCTTCCCGAGTACTCGTATGAACTATCGATGAACGGAAATCGCATCGCTTCCGGCATGCTCCGCCCTGATCGGCTGCTGGCCATCGATAGCGGATTGACCTTGGGGCCGATTCAAGGGGATGAGACGACCGACCCCGCCTTTGGCAAACGCGCCTTCTGGATCGAACCCAAACAACGACAGCAGGCCGAGATTTACGGCTATCAAGTCGCCGAGTGCGCCGCGGTCCTCGCCACCCATGTCCAAGAAACCGCACGGCGTCACGCGGAGGAACTGCTGACACGCGAAGTGACAAAACAATTAATCGATCAGTTGAAGAAGGGTGCTCCCACGGTGGTGGAGGAGCTGATTCCTCAACTGATGAAACTCTCCGACGTTCAACAAGTCCTACAGAATCTGCTCCGGGAGGATGTGCCCATTCGACAGCTTGGGCTGATCCTCGAGACGCTAGGTGACTTTGCCCATCGCGTGAAGGACCCAATCTGGCTAACCGAGTACGTCCGACACCGATTGGCCCGAACCATCTCGCATCGGTATCGCGACAATGCGGGAGTTCTGAAAGTCGTCACGCTGGATCCGGCCATGGAGGATCGAATCGCAGCGGGGGCTGAACAAACCGATCGCGGTATCTTTATTCGCATGGCGCCGGAGACCATTCAGAAAACTTGCCAAAAGATAGCCGAAGGGCTCAAGAAGCTAGAGCAGCAGGGAAGAACCCTCTGCGTCTTGGTAAGCCCGAAGATTCGTGTCCCCTTGCGTCAGATCACGCAAGACAATCTCCCCAACATTCGGATACTGAGTTACAACGAAGTCTCGCGCGATACGACAGTCGAATCGGTAGCAATGGTCAGCGATTGA